Proteins from one Ananas comosus cultivar F153 linkage group 5, ASM154086v1, whole genome shotgun sequence genomic window:
- the LOC109710882 gene encoding uncharacterized protein LOC109710882 isoform X4, whose protein sequence is MSLACRHLDDMEMMQQRGGCIIVDSTRKGKRFPDSMSKTIPIWACVLNRAIKDLLQTMVRDSERDGELLNISSNEGAEMMPTSANWDSSLHLPLWVPDTEKAAIEGRLEDWTKQFKACGADIGSLASILRKPLQPLWISQRTLIWLNEVPDYNSWDFTPIILVSASAPDGITEQRTSSEYSWHYISGAGDDEESWARGLSPKLFWEHAFDLIDAGPELCNRLVADIVEKERVYRSQRIEYFPQVTVKPSELLMSSDNPCFDGEPVMESKIMNTDLCVNPLKVSPPIEKQSIFWLGSTNLAVASTLHVPDALGVVDCVLNCDANSTALCIPSSVSYLHLPILSSKLDRFSVINNLPLAIDFSKSNLIRGKKILVCCHTGEDISICVSLAILAFLFDERGSFDGGKSFVGKNITKWEMRRQLVFICKFAVNARPSRGNLKQVFGFLSRERERLVNLEPDVHAA, encoded by the exons ATGTCATTAGCATGTCGCCACTTGGATGACATGGAGATGATGCAGCAG AGAGGAGGGTGTATAATAGTAGATTCGACAAGAAAAGGGAAGCGGTTTCCTGATAGCATGTCAAAGACGATTCCGATTTGGGCATGCGTCTTGAATCGGGCGATCAAGGATCTTTTGCAGACGATGGTTAGAGATAGCGAAAGGGATGGTGAGCTG TTAAACATTTCATCTAATGAAGGTGCAGAAATGATGCCCACCTCTGCAAATTGGGATAGCTCGTTACATCTTCCTTTATGGGTTCCTGATACTGAGAAAGCCGCCATAGAGGGACGCCTTGAAGATTGGACAAAACAATTTAAAGCTTGTGGAGCTGATATTGGTTCTCTTGCATCAATTTTAAGAAAACCTCTACAGCCATTATGGATTTCTCAAAGGACTCTTATCTGGTTAAATGAAGTCCCTGATTATAATTCTTGGGATTTTACTCCAATAATCCTAGTCTCAGCATCTGCACCTGATGGAATAACTGAGCAGAGAACATCATCAGAGTACAGCTGGCATTATATTTCTGGAGCAGGGGACGACGAAGAGAGCTGGGCGCGTGGTTTATCTCCTAAATTGTTTTGGGAGCACGCATTTGATCTAATTGATGCAGGGCCCGAACTTTGCAACCGCCTAGTCGCTGACATTGTTGAAAAAGAAAGGGTTTATCGTTCACAGAGGATTGAATATTTTCCACAGGTTACAGTAAAGCCTTCAGAGTTGTTGATGAGCAGTGATAATCCTTGTTTTGATGGGGAACCTGTTATGGAGTCTAAGATCATGAACACTGATCTTTGTGTCAATCCTTTGAAAGTCTCTCCTCCTATTGAGAAGCAATCTATTTTCTGGCTTGGTTCTACTAATCTTGCGGTGGCTTCTACTTTACATG TTCCAGATGCATTGGGTGTTGTTGACTGTGTATTGAATTGCGACGCCAACTCAACAGCGTTGTGTATTCCATCATCGGTTTCTTACCTGCATCTACCTATATTG agctCAAAGTTGGATAGATTCTCGGTAATTAACAACCTGCCTTTGGCAATTGACTTCTCAAAGTCAAATCTAATCAGAGGGAAGAAGATATTAGTATGTTGTCATACCG GAGAAGATATCAGCATATGTGTGAGTCTTGCTATTTTGGCTTTTTTGTTTGATGAAAGAG GATCCTTTGATGGCGGCAAGTCCTTTGTGGgcaaaaatataacaaaatggGAGATGAGGAGGCAGCTTGTATTTATCTGTAAGTTTGCAGTAAATGCACGCCCATCTAGGGGAAATCTGAAGCAAGTTTTTGGTTTTCTtagtagagaaagagagagattggtTAATTTGGAGCCTGATGTTCATGCCGCTTAG
- the LOC109710882 gene encoding uncharacterized protein LOC109710882 isoform X3, with translation MATPTTAPLAPRASTSTSPTSPRGGCIIVDSTRKGKRFPDSMSKTIPIWACVLNRAIKDLLQTMVRDSERDGELLNISSNEGAEMMPTSANWDSSLHLPLWVPDTEKAAIEGRLEDWTKQFKACGADIGSLASILRKPLQPLWISQRTLIWLNEVPDYNSWDFTPIILVSASAPDGITEQRTSSEYSWHYISGAGDDEESWARGLSPKLFWEHAFDLIDAGPELCNRLVADIVEKERVYRSQRIEYFPQVTVKPSELLMSSDNPCFDGEPVMESKIMNTDLCVNPLKVSPPIEKQSIFWLGSTNLAVASTLHVPDALGVVDCVLNCDANSTALCIPSSVSYLHLPILSSKLDRFSVINNLPLAIDFSKSNLIRGKKILVCCHTGEDISICVSLAILAFLFDERGSFDGGKSFVGKNITKWEMRRQLVFICKFAVNARPSRGNLKQVFGFLSRERERLVNLEPDVHAA, from the exons AGAGGAGGGTGTATAATAGTAGATTCGACAAGAAAAGGGAAGCGGTTTCCTGATAGCATGTCAAAGACGATTCCGATTTGGGCATGCGTCTTGAATCGGGCGATCAAGGATCTTTTGCAGACGATGGTTAGAGATAGCGAAAGGGATGGTGAGCTG TTAAACATTTCATCTAATGAAGGTGCAGAAATGATGCCCACCTCTGCAAATTGGGATAGCTCGTTACATCTTCCTTTATGGGTTCCTGATACTGAGAAAGCCGCCATAGAGGGACGCCTTGAAGATTGGACAAAACAATTTAAAGCTTGTGGAGCTGATATTGGTTCTCTTGCATCAATTTTAAGAAAACCTCTACAGCCATTATGGATTTCTCAAAGGACTCTTATCTGGTTAAATGAAGTCCCTGATTATAATTCTTGGGATTTTACTCCAATAATCCTAGTCTCAGCATCTGCACCTGATGGAATAACTGAGCAGAGAACATCATCAGAGTACAGCTGGCATTATATTTCTGGAGCAGGGGACGACGAAGAGAGCTGGGCGCGTGGTTTATCTCCTAAATTGTTTTGGGAGCACGCATTTGATCTAATTGATGCAGGGCCCGAACTTTGCAACCGCCTAGTCGCTGACATTGTTGAAAAAGAAAGGGTTTATCGTTCACAGAGGATTGAATATTTTCCACAGGTTACAGTAAAGCCTTCAGAGTTGTTGATGAGCAGTGATAATCCTTGTTTTGATGGGGAACCTGTTATGGAGTCTAAGATCATGAACACTGATCTTTGTGTCAATCCTTTGAAAGTCTCTCCTCCTATTGAGAAGCAATCTATTTTCTGGCTTGGTTCTACTAATCTTGCGGTGGCTTCTACTTTACATG TTCCAGATGCATTGGGTGTTGTTGACTGTGTATTGAATTGCGACGCCAACTCAACAGCGTTGTGTATTCCATCATCGGTTTCTTACCTGCATCTACCTATATTG agctCAAAGTTGGATAGATTCTCGGTAATTAACAACCTGCCTTTGGCAATTGACTTCTCAAAGTCAAATCTAATCAGAGGGAAGAAGATATTAGTATGTTGTCATACCG GAGAAGATATCAGCATATGTGTGAGTCTTGCTATTTTGGCTTTTTTGTTTGATGAAAGAG GATCCTTTGATGGCGGCAAGTCCTTTGTGGgcaaaaatataacaaaatggGAGATGAGGAGGCAGCTTGTATTTATCTGTAAGTTTGCAGTAAATGCACGCCCATCTAGGGGAAATCTGAAGCAAGTTTTTGGTTTTCTtagtagagaaagagagagattggtTAATTTGGAGCCTGATGTTCATGCCGCTTAG